A single window of Arvicanthis niloticus isolate mArvNil1 chromosome X, mArvNil1.pat.X, whole genome shotgun sequence DNA harbors:
- the Bcor gene encoding BCL-6 corepressor isoform X4: MLSATPLYGNVHSWMNSERVRMCGTSEDRKIPVNDGDASKARLELREENPLNHNVVDTSGAHRIDGLAALSMDRTGLIREGLRVPGNIVYSGLCGLGSEKGREATPSSLSGLGFSSERNPEMQFKPNTPETVEASAVSGKPSNGFSAIYKTPPGIQKSAVATAESLGLDRPANDKQSPLNINGASYLRLPWVNPYMEGATPAIYPFLDSPNKYSLNMYKALLPQQSYGLAQPLYSPVCTSGERFLYLPPPHYVNPHIPSSLASPMRLSTPSASAAIPPLVHCSDKSLPWKMGVNSGNPVDSHSYPHIQNSKQTRVTSAKAVSSGLPGDTALLLPPSPRPSARVHLPTQPTAETYSEFHKHYPRISTSPSVTLTKPYMTASSEFPTARLSNGKYPKALDGGDCTQSMPGHTRKTTVQDRKDGGSPPLLEKQTVTKDVTDKPLDLSSKVVDVDASKADHMKKMAPTVLVHSRAASGLVLSGSEIPKETLSPPGNGCSIYRSEIISTAPSSWVVPGPSPNEENNGKSLSLKNKALDWAIPQQRSSSCPRMGSTDAVITNVSGSVSSSGRPASASPAPNANADGTKTSRSSVDTTPSVIQHVGQPPSTPAKHSGSTSGKGAKASNPEPSFKASENGLPPTSIFLSPNEAFRSPPIPYPRSYLPYPAPEGIALSPLSLHGKGPVYPHPVLLPNGSLFPGHLAPKPGLPYGLHASRPEFVTYQDALGLGMVHPMLIPHTPIEITKEEKPERRSRSHERARYEDPTLRSRFSEMLEASSTKPHPEVPTDKNLKPNSSWNQGKTGSKSDKLVYVDLLREEADAKADAGAPKAAGLVAENVGQNTEATKPSADPVVQVQQHREFISLREELGRISDFHESFTFKQASGQPVFSLGKDSVAAGTNKENLGVQVATPFLETALGSEGPAVTFGKTQEDHKPFCVGGAPPSMDVTPAYTKEGTDEAESNDGKVLKPKPSKLAKRIANSAGYVGDRFKCVTTELYADSSQLSREQRALQMEGLQEDSILCLPAAYCERAMMRFSELEMKEREGSHPATKDSEVCKFSPADWERLKGNQEKKPKSVTLEEAIADQNDSERCEYSTGNKHDLFEAPEDKDLPVEKYFLERPPPVSEPPTDQGVVDVPQSPTPRLDRKRKLSGDSTHTETTVEEVAEDPLKAKRRRISKDDWPEREMTNSSSNHLEDPHCNELTNLKVCIELTGLHPKKQRHLLHLRERWEQQVSAAAESKPGRQSRKEVIQAVQPEVTSQGNNITEEKPGKKKAEAKGNRGWSEESLKSCDNEQGLPVFSDSPPMKSLSSTNASGKKQTQPSCTPASRLPAKQQKIKESQKTDVLCTEEDQDCRAASPLQKYTDNIEKPSGKRLCKTKHLMPQESRRSLQITGDYYVENSDTKMTVRRFRKRPEPSSDYDLSPPAKQEPKPFDRLQQLLPATQATQLPCSNSPQETTQSRPMPPEARRLIVNKNAGETLLQRAARLGYEEVVLYCLENKVCDVNHRDNAGYCALHEACARGWLNIVRHLLEYGADVNCSAQDGTRPLHDAVENDHLEIVRLLLSYGADPTLATYSGRTIMKMTHSELMEKFLTDYLNDLQGRSDDDTSGAWEFYGSSVCEPDDESGYDVLANPPGPEDPDEEEDTYSDLFEFEFAESSLLPCYNIQVSVAQGPRNWLLLSDVLKKLKMSSRIFRCNFPNLEIVTIAEAEFYRQVSTSLLFSCPKDLEAFNPESKELLDLVEFTNELQTLLGSSVEWLHPSDTGHEEYW; encoded by the exons ATGCTCTCAGCAACTCCTCTGTATGGGAACGTTCACAGCTGGATGAACAGCGAGAGGGTCCGCATGTGTGGAACAAGCGAAGACAG gaaaattcCTGTGAATGATGGCGACGCTTCAAAAGCCAGGCTGGAGCTGAGGGAGGAGAATCCCTTGAATCACAACGTG GTGGATACCAGTGGAGCCCATCGGATCGATGGCCTGGCAGCGCTGAGCATGGACCGCACAGGCCTCATCCGGGAGGGGCTCCGGGTCCCTGGAAACATCGTTTATTCTGGCTTGTGTGGCCTGGGCTCAGAAAAAGGTCGAGAGGCTACCCCAAGCTCTCTCAGTGGCCTTGGGTTTTCttcagaaagaaatccagagatgcAATTCAAACCGAATACTCCTGAGACAGTGGAggcttctgctgtctctggaaaaCCCTCAAATGGCTTCAGTGCTATATACAAAACACCGCCTGGGATACAAAAAAGTGCTGTAGCTACAGCAGAAAGCTTGGGTTTGGATAGGCCTGCCAATGACAAACAGAGCCCTCTCAACATCAACGGTGCTAGTTACCTGCGGCTGCCCTGGGTCAACCCTTACATGGAGGGGGCCACTCCGGCCATATATCCTTTCCTCGACTCGCCAAATAAGTATTCACTGAATATGTACAAGGCCTTGCTACCTCAGCAGTCCTACGGCTTGGCTCAGCCACTGTATTCTCCTGTCTGCACCAGTGGGGAACGCTTCCTCTACCTGCCACCCCCACACTACGTCAACCCCCACATCCCCTCCTCCTTGGCTTCGCCCATGAGGCTCTCCACACCTTCAGCCTCTGCAGCCATTCCACCTCTCGTCCACTGCTCAGACAAAAGCCTACCATGGAAGATGGGTGTCAACTCTGGGAATCCAGTTGATTCTCACAGTTATCCTCACATCCAAAACAGTAAACAGACCCGGGTGACCTCTGCCAAGGCAGTCAGTAGTGGCCTGCCGGGGGACACAGCTCTTCTGTTACCCCCTTCACCTCGGCCCTCAGCCCGGGTCCACCTTCCAACTCAGCCCACTGCAGAGACCTACTCGGAGTTCCACAAGCACTATCCCAGGATCTCCACCTCCCCCTCAGTCACCCTGACGAAGCCGTACATGACAGCGAGTAGCGAGTTCCCCACAGCAAGGCTGTCCAATGGCAAGTACCCCAAGGCTCTAGATGGAGGTGACTGTACCCAATCCATGCCTGGACACACCCGGAAGACAACGGTTCAAGACAGAAAAGATGGGGGTTCACCACCTCTGTTGGAAAAGCAGACCGTTACCAAAGACGTCACAGACAAACCACTTGACCTGTCTTCTAAAGTGGTAGATGTAGACGCTTCCAAAGCTGACCACATGAAAAAGATGGCTCCCACAGTCCTGGTTCACAGTCGGGCTGCAAGTGGATTAGTGCTCTCTGGAAGTGAGATTCCAAAAGAAACATTATCTCCACCAGGAAATGGCTGTTCTATCTATAGATCAGAGATCATCAGCACTGCTCCCTCATCCTGGGTGGTGCCAGGGCCAAGTCCTAATGAAGAGAACAACGGCAAAAGTCTGTCGCTGAAAAACAAGGCTTTGGACTGGGCAATACCGCAACAGCGGAGTTCCTCGTGCCCCCGCATGGGCAGCACAGATGCTGTGATCACTAATGTTTCAGGCTCTGTGTCCAGCTCAGGACGCCCAGCCTCTGCGTCACCAGCCCCCAACGCCAATGCAGATGGCACCAAGACCAGCAGGAGCTCTGTGGATACCACGCCATCAGTCATCCAGCATGTGGGCCAGCCCCCATCGACGCCTGCCAAGCACAGTGGCAGCACCAGCGGCAAGGGAGCCAAAGCCAGCAACCCAGAACCGAGTTTCAAAGCAAGCGAGAATGGCCTCCCGCCAACCTCAATATTTCTATCTCCAAATGAAGCATTCAGGTCCCCACCAATTCCCTACCCTCGGAGTTACCTCCCTTACCCAGCACCAGAAGGCATCGCTCTAAGTCCCCTCTCTTTACATGGCAAAGGACCTGTGTATCCTCACCCCGTTTTGTTACCCAATGGCAGTCTGTTTCCTGGGCACCTTGCCCCCAAGCCTGGCCTGCCCTATGGGCTGCACGCAAGCCGGCCAGAGTTTGTGACCTACCAAGATGCCTTGGGCCTGGGCATGGTACATCCCATGTTGATCCCACACACACCCATTGAGATCACAAAAGAGGAGAAGCCGGAGAGACGGTCCCGCTCCCATGAGAGAGCCCGTTATGAGGACCCAACCCTCCGTAGCCGGTTTTCTGAGATGTTGGAAGCTAGCAGCACCAAACCACATCCAGAAGTCCCCACTGACAAGAACCTGAAGCCAAACTCTAGCTGGAATCAAGGGAAAACTGGGAGCAAAAGCGACAAACTAGTCTATGTAGACCTTCTCCGAGAAGAAGCAGATGCTAAAGCTGACGCAGGAGCACCCAAAGCAGCAGGCCTTGTAGCCGAGAATGTGGGTCAGAACACAGAGGCCACCAAGCCCTCAGCTGACCCCGTGGTCCAGGTCCAGCAGCACCGTGAATTCATCTCCCTCAGAGAGGAGCTGGGCCGAATCAGTGACTTCCACGAATCTTTCACTTTCAAACAGGCCTCGGGTCAGCCAGTGTTCAGTTTAGGCAAGGATAGTGTTGCAGCAGGAACCAACAAGGAGAACCTGGGGGTGCAGGTAGCAACTCCATTCCTGGAGACAGCTCTGGGCAGCGAGGGCCCTGCTGTAACTTTCGGGAAAACCCAAGAGGATCACAAACCATTTTGTGTGGGCGGTGCCCCTCCAAGCATGGATGTCACCCCCGCCTATACCAAAGAAGGAACTGATGAGGCCGAATCCAATGATGGCAAAGTTCTGAAACCGAAGCCATCCAAGCTGGCAAAAAGAATTGCTAACTCAGCAGGTTATGTGGGGGACCGATTCAAGTGTGTCACCACCGAACTGTATGCAGATTCCAGTCAGCTCAGCCGAGAGCAGCGGGCATTGCAG atGGAAGGATTACAAGAGGACAGTATTTTATGTCTACCCGCTGCTTACTGTGAG CGTGCAATGATGCGCTTCTCAGAGctggagatgaaagagagagaaggtagcCACCCAGCAACCAAAGACTCCGAGGTGTGCAAATTCAGCCCAGCCGACTGGGAAAGGTTGAAAGGAAATCAGGAGAAAAAGCCAAAGTCAGTCACCCTGGAAGAGGCCATTGCCGACCAGAACGACAGTGAGAGAT GCGAGTACAGTACTGGAAACAAACATGATCTCTTTGAAGCCCCAGAGGACAAAGATCTTCCTGTGGAAAAGTATTTCTTGGAGAGGCCGCCGCCTGTGAGTGAGCCACCCACTGACCAGGGGGTGGTGGACGTGCCACAGAGCCCCACTCCCCGGCTAGACAGGAAACGCAAATTATCAGGTGACAGCACCCACACTGAGACCACTGTGGAAGAGGTAGCTGAGGACCCTCTGAAAGCCAAGCGGAGGCGGATCTCCAAAG ATGACTGGCCTGAGAGGGAAATGACAAACAGTTCCTCTAACCACTTAGAAGACCCACATTGTAATGAGCTGACCAACCTGAAGGTGTGCATTGAATTAACAGGGCTCCATCCTAAAAAGCAGCGCCACTTGCTGCACCTTAGAGAACGGTGGGAGCAGCAGGTGTCGGCGGCAGCCGAGAGCAAACCTGGCCGGCAAAGCAGGAAGGAAGTGATCCAGGCTGTTCAGCCTGAGGTCACCTCCCAGGGGAATAACATCACTGAAGAGAAGCCTGGCAAGAAAAAGGCAGAGGCCAAAGGCAACAGAGGCTGGTCTGAAGAGTCCCTCAAATCCTGTGACAATGAGCAAG GCTTGCCTGTGTTCTCCGACTCTCCGCCCATGAAGAGCCTTTCATCCACCAATGCAAGTGGCAAAAAGCAGACTCAGCCAAGCTGCACGCCAGCCTCGAGGCTGCCTGCCAAACAgcagaaaattaaagaaagccaGAAGACAGATGTGCTGTGCACAGAGGAAGACCAGGATTGTCGGGCTGCCTCCCCGCTGCAAAAATACACAGACAACATCGAGAAGCCATCGGGGAAGAGACTGTGCAAAACCAAGCACTTGATGCCTCAGGAGTCCAGGAGGAGCTTGCAGATCACAGGCGACTACTATGTGGAGAACAGTGACACCAAG ATGACTGTGCGGAGATTCAGAAAGCGACCTGAGCCCAGTTCGGACTACGATTTGTCACCACCAGCCAAGCAGGAGCCAAAGCCCTTTGACCGTTTGCAACAATTGCTACCGGCCACCCAGGCCACACAGCTGCCATGCTCAAATTCTCCTCAAGAGACCACCCAGTCTCGCCCCATGCCGCCAGAAGCTCGGAGACTCATTGTCAATAAGAATGCTGGCGAGACCCTGCTGCAGCGGGCTGCCCGCCTAGGCTATGAG GAAGTGGTCTTATATTGCCTGGAGAACAAGGTCTGTGATGTCAATCATCGAGACAATGCTGGTTACTGTGCCCTGCATGAAGCTTGTGCCAGGGGATGGCTCAACATCGTTCGCCACCTCCTTGAATATGGCGCTGATGTCAACTGCAGTGCCCAGGATGGAACCAG GCCTCTGCATGATGCTGTGGAGAATGACCACTTGGAAATTGTCCGATTGCTTCTTTCCTATGGTGCTGACCCTACTTTAGCCACATACTCAGGGAGGACCATCATGAAAATGACCCACAGTGAACTTATGGAGAAGTTTCTAACAG ACTATTTAAATGACCTGCAGGGCCGCAGTGATGATGACACCAGTGGCGCTTGGGAGTTCTATGGCAGCTCTGTGTGTG AACCAGATGACGAAAGTGGGTACGATGTTTTGGCTAACCCCCCAGGACCAGAAGACCCAGATGAGGAAGAGGATACCTATAGCGATTTGTTTGAGTTTGAGTTTGCCGAAAGCTCCCTCTTGCCATGTTATAACATCCAAGTGTCCGTCGCTCAGGG GCCACGAAACTGGCTTCTGCTCTCAGACGTGCTCAAGAAATTGAAAATGTCCTCCCGGATATTCCGTTGCAATTTTCCC
- the Bcor gene encoding BCL-6 corepressor isoform X1 — translation MLSATPLYGNVHSWMNSERVRMCGTSEDRKIPVNDGDASKARLELREENPLNHNVVDTSGAHRIDGLAALSMDRTGLIREGLRVPGNIVYSGLCGLGSEKGREATPSSLSGLGFSSERNPEMQFKPNTPETVEASAVSGKPSNGFSAIYKTPPGIQKSAVATAESLGLDRPANDKQSPLNINGASYLRLPWVNPYMEGATPAIYPFLDSPNKYSLNMYKALLPQQSYGLAQPLYSPVCTSGERFLYLPPPHYVNPHIPSSLASPMRLSTPSASAAIPPLVHCSDKSLPWKMGVNSGNPVDSHSYPHIQNSKQTRVTSAKAVSSGLPGDTALLLPPSPRPSARVHLPTQPTAETYSEFHKHYPRISTSPSVTLTKPYMTASSEFPTARLSNGKYPKALDGGDCTQSMPGHTRKTTVQDRKDGGSPPLLEKQTVTKDVTDKPLDLSSKVVDVDASKADHMKKMAPTVLVHSRAASGLVLSGSEIPKETLSPPGNGCSIYRSEIISTAPSSWVVPGPSPNEENNGKSLSLKNKALDWAIPQQRSSSCPRMGSTDAVITNVSGSVSSSGRPASASPAPNANADGTKTSRSSVDTTPSVIQHVGQPPSTPAKHSGSTSGKGAKASNPEPSFKASENGLPPTSIFLSPNEAFRSPPIPYPRSYLPYPAPEGIALSPLSLHGKGPVYPHPVLLPNGSLFPGHLAPKPGLPYGLHASRPEFVTYQDALGLGMVHPMLIPHTPIEITKEEKPERRSRSHERARYEDPTLRSRFSEMLEASSTKPHPEVPTDKNLKPNSSWNQGKTGSKSDKLVYVDLLREEADAKADAGAPKAAGLVAENVGQNTEATKPSADPVVQVQQHREFISLREELGRISDFHESFTFKQASGQPVFSLGKDSVAAGTNKENLGVQVATPFLETALGSEGPAVTFGKTQEDHKPFCVGGAPPSMDVTPAYTKEGTDEAESNDGKVLKPKPSKLAKRIANSAGYVGDRFKCVTTELYADSSQLSREQRALQRAMMRFSELEMKEREGSHPATKDSEVCKFSPADWERLKGNQEKKPKSVTLEEAIADQNDSERCEYSTGNKHDLFEAPEDKDLPVEKYFLERPPPVSEPPTDQGVVDVPQSPTPRLDRKRKLSGDSTHTETTVEEVAEDPLKAKRRRISKDDWPEREMTNSSSNHLEDPHCNELTNLKVCIELTGLHPKKQRHLLHLRERWEQQVSAAAESKPGRQSRKEVIQAVQPEVTSQGNNITEEKPGKKKAEAKGNRGWSEESLKSCDNEQGLPVFSDSPPMKSLSSTNASGKKQTQPSCTPASRLPAKQQKIKESQKTDVLCTEEDQDCRAASPLQKYTDNIEKPSGKRLCKTKHLMPQESRRSLQITGDYYVENSDTKMTVRRFRKRPEPSSDYDLSPPAKQEPKPFDRLQQLLPATQATQLPCSNSPQETTQSRPMPPEARRLIVNKNAGETLLQRAARLGYEEVVLYCLENKVCDVNHRDNAGYCALHEACARGWLNIVRHLLEYGADVNCSAQDGTRPLHDAVENDHLEIVRLLLSYGADPTLATYSGRTIMKMTHSELMEKFLTDYLNDLQGRSDDDTSGAWEFYGSSVCEPDDESGYDVLANPPGPEDPDEEEDTYSDLFEFEFAESSLLPCYNIQVSVAQGPRNWLLLSDVLKKLKMSSRIFRCNFPNLEIVTIAEAEFYRQVSTSLLFSCPKDLEAFNPESKELLDLVEFTNELQTLLGSSVEWLHPSDTGHEEYW, via the exons ATGCTCTCAGCAACTCCTCTGTATGGGAACGTTCACAGCTGGATGAACAGCGAGAGGGTCCGCATGTGTGGAACAAGCGAAGACAG gaaaattcCTGTGAATGATGGCGACGCTTCAAAAGCCAGGCTGGAGCTGAGGGAGGAGAATCCCTTGAATCACAACGTG GTGGATACCAGTGGAGCCCATCGGATCGATGGCCTGGCAGCGCTGAGCATGGACCGCACAGGCCTCATCCGGGAGGGGCTCCGGGTCCCTGGAAACATCGTTTATTCTGGCTTGTGTGGCCTGGGCTCAGAAAAAGGTCGAGAGGCTACCCCAAGCTCTCTCAGTGGCCTTGGGTTTTCttcagaaagaaatccagagatgcAATTCAAACCGAATACTCCTGAGACAGTGGAggcttctgctgtctctggaaaaCCCTCAAATGGCTTCAGTGCTATATACAAAACACCGCCTGGGATACAAAAAAGTGCTGTAGCTACAGCAGAAAGCTTGGGTTTGGATAGGCCTGCCAATGACAAACAGAGCCCTCTCAACATCAACGGTGCTAGTTACCTGCGGCTGCCCTGGGTCAACCCTTACATGGAGGGGGCCACTCCGGCCATATATCCTTTCCTCGACTCGCCAAATAAGTATTCACTGAATATGTACAAGGCCTTGCTACCTCAGCAGTCCTACGGCTTGGCTCAGCCACTGTATTCTCCTGTCTGCACCAGTGGGGAACGCTTCCTCTACCTGCCACCCCCACACTACGTCAACCCCCACATCCCCTCCTCCTTGGCTTCGCCCATGAGGCTCTCCACACCTTCAGCCTCTGCAGCCATTCCACCTCTCGTCCACTGCTCAGACAAAAGCCTACCATGGAAGATGGGTGTCAACTCTGGGAATCCAGTTGATTCTCACAGTTATCCTCACATCCAAAACAGTAAACAGACCCGGGTGACCTCTGCCAAGGCAGTCAGTAGTGGCCTGCCGGGGGACACAGCTCTTCTGTTACCCCCTTCACCTCGGCCCTCAGCCCGGGTCCACCTTCCAACTCAGCCCACTGCAGAGACCTACTCGGAGTTCCACAAGCACTATCCCAGGATCTCCACCTCCCCCTCAGTCACCCTGACGAAGCCGTACATGACAGCGAGTAGCGAGTTCCCCACAGCAAGGCTGTCCAATGGCAAGTACCCCAAGGCTCTAGATGGAGGTGACTGTACCCAATCCATGCCTGGACACACCCGGAAGACAACGGTTCAAGACAGAAAAGATGGGGGTTCACCACCTCTGTTGGAAAAGCAGACCGTTACCAAAGACGTCACAGACAAACCACTTGACCTGTCTTCTAAAGTGGTAGATGTAGACGCTTCCAAAGCTGACCACATGAAAAAGATGGCTCCCACAGTCCTGGTTCACAGTCGGGCTGCAAGTGGATTAGTGCTCTCTGGAAGTGAGATTCCAAAAGAAACATTATCTCCACCAGGAAATGGCTGTTCTATCTATAGATCAGAGATCATCAGCACTGCTCCCTCATCCTGGGTGGTGCCAGGGCCAAGTCCTAATGAAGAGAACAACGGCAAAAGTCTGTCGCTGAAAAACAAGGCTTTGGACTGGGCAATACCGCAACAGCGGAGTTCCTCGTGCCCCCGCATGGGCAGCACAGATGCTGTGATCACTAATGTTTCAGGCTCTGTGTCCAGCTCAGGACGCCCAGCCTCTGCGTCACCAGCCCCCAACGCCAATGCAGATGGCACCAAGACCAGCAGGAGCTCTGTGGATACCACGCCATCAGTCATCCAGCATGTGGGCCAGCCCCCATCGACGCCTGCCAAGCACAGTGGCAGCACCAGCGGCAAGGGAGCCAAAGCCAGCAACCCAGAACCGAGTTTCAAAGCAAGCGAGAATGGCCTCCCGCCAACCTCAATATTTCTATCTCCAAATGAAGCATTCAGGTCCCCACCAATTCCCTACCCTCGGAGTTACCTCCCTTACCCAGCACCAGAAGGCATCGCTCTAAGTCCCCTCTCTTTACATGGCAAAGGACCTGTGTATCCTCACCCCGTTTTGTTACCCAATGGCAGTCTGTTTCCTGGGCACCTTGCCCCCAAGCCTGGCCTGCCCTATGGGCTGCACGCAAGCCGGCCAGAGTTTGTGACCTACCAAGATGCCTTGGGCCTGGGCATGGTACATCCCATGTTGATCCCACACACACCCATTGAGATCACAAAAGAGGAGAAGCCGGAGAGACGGTCCCGCTCCCATGAGAGAGCCCGTTATGAGGACCCAACCCTCCGTAGCCGGTTTTCTGAGATGTTGGAAGCTAGCAGCACCAAACCACATCCAGAAGTCCCCACTGACAAGAACCTGAAGCCAAACTCTAGCTGGAATCAAGGGAAAACTGGGAGCAAAAGCGACAAACTAGTCTATGTAGACCTTCTCCGAGAAGAAGCAGATGCTAAAGCTGACGCAGGAGCACCCAAAGCAGCAGGCCTTGTAGCCGAGAATGTGGGTCAGAACACAGAGGCCACCAAGCCCTCAGCTGACCCCGTGGTCCAGGTCCAGCAGCACCGTGAATTCATCTCCCTCAGAGAGGAGCTGGGCCGAATCAGTGACTTCCACGAATCTTTCACTTTCAAACAGGCCTCGGGTCAGCCAGTGTTCAGTTTAGGCAAGGATAGTGTTGCAGCAGGAACCAACAAGGAGAACCTGGGGGTGCAGGTAGCAACTCCATTCCTGGAGACAGCTCTGGGCAGCGAGGGCCCTGCTGTAACTTTCGGGAAAACCCAAGAGGATCACAAACCATTTTGTGTGGGCGGTGCCCCTCCAAGCATGGATGTCACCCCCGCCTATACCAAAGAAGGAACTGATGAGGCCGAATCCAATGATGGCAAAGTTCTGAAACCGAAGCCATCCAAGCTGGCAAAAAGAATTGCTAACTCAGCAGGTTATGTGGGGGACCGATTCAAGTGTGTCACCACCGAACTGTATGCAGATTCCAGTCAGCTCAGCCGAGAGCAGCGGGCATTGCAG CGTGCAATGATGCGCTTCTCAGAGctggagatgaaagagagagaaggtagcCACCCAGCAACCAAAGACTCCGAGGTGTGCAAATTCAGCCCAGCCGACTGGGAAAGGTTGAAAGGAAATCAGGAGAAAAAGCCAAAGTCAGTCACCCTGGAAGAGGCCATTGCCGACCAGAACGACAGTGAGAGAT GCGAGTACAGTACTGGAAACAAACATGATCTCTTTGAAGCCCCAGAGGACAAAGATCTTCCTGTGGAAAAGTATTTCTTGGAGAGGCCGCCGCCTGTGAGTGAGCCACCCACTGACCAGGGGGTGGTGGACGTGCCACAGAGCCCCACTCCCCGGCTAGACAGGAAACGCAAATTATCAGGTGACAGCACCCACACTGAGACCACTGTGGAAGAGGTAGCTGAGGACCCTCTGAAAGCCAAGCGGAGGCGGATCTCCAAAG ATGACTGGCCTGAGAGGGAAATGACAAACAGTTCCTCTAACCACTTAGAAGACCCACATTGTAATGAGCTGACCAACCTGAAGGTGTGCATTGAATTAACAGGGCTCCATCCTAAAAAGCAGCGCCACTTGCTGCACCTTAGAGAACGGTGGGAGCAGCAGGTGTCGGCGGCAGCCGAGAGCAAACCTGGCCGGCAAAGCAGGAAGGAAGTGATCCAGGCTGTTCAGCCTGAGGTCACCTCCCAGGGGAATAACATCACTGAAGAGAAGCCTGGCAAGAAAAAGGCAGAGGCCAAAGGCAACAGAGGCTGGTCTGAAGAGTCCCTCAAATCCTGTGACAATGAGCAAG GCTTGCCTGTGTTCTCCGACTCTCCGCCCATGAAGAGCCTTTCATCCACCAATGCAAGTGGCAAAAAGCAGACTCAGCCAAGCTGCACGCCAGCCTCGAGGCTGCCTGCCAAACAgcagaaaattaaagaaagccaGAAGACAGATGTGCTGTGCACAGAGGAAGACCAGGATTGTCGGGCTGCCTCCCCGCTGCAAAAATACACAGACAACATCGAGAAGCCATCGGGGAAGAGACTGTGCAAAACCAAGCACTTGATGCCTCAGGAGTCCAGGAGGAGCTTGCAGATCACAGGCGACTACTATGTGGAGAACAGTGACACCAAG ATGACTGTGCGGAGATTCAGAAAGCGACCTGAGCCCAGTTCGGACTACGATTTGTCACCACCAGCCAAGCAGGAGCCAAAGCCCTTTGACCGTTTGCAACAATTGCTACCGGCCACCCAGGCCACACAGCTGCCATGCTCAAATTCTCCTCAAGAGACCACCCAGTCTCGCCCCATGCCGCCAGAAGCTCGGAGACTCATTGTCAATAAGAATGCTGGCGAGACCCTGCTGCAGCGGGCTGCCCGCCTAGGCTATGAG GAAGTGGTCTTATATTGCCTGGAGAACAAGGTCTGTGATGTCAATCATCGAGACAATGCTGGTTACTGTGCCCTGCATGAAGCTTGTGCCAGGGGATGGCTCAACATCGTTCGCCACCTCCTTGAATATGGCGCTGATGTCAACTGCAGTGCCCAGGATGGAACCAG GCCTCTGCATGATGCTGTGGAGAATGACCACTTGGAAATTGTCCGATTGCTTCTTTCCTATGGTGCTGACCCTACTTTAGCCACATACTCAGGGAGGACCATCATGAAAATGACCCACAGTGAACTTATGGAGAAGTTTCTAACAG ACTATTTAAATGACCTGCAGGGCCGCAGTGATGATGACACCAGTGGCGCTTGGGAGTTCTATGGCAGCTCTGTGTGTG AACCAGATGACGAAAGTGGGTACGATGTTTTGGCTAACCCCCCAGGACCAGAAGACCCAGATGAGGAAGAGGATACCTATAGCGATTTGTTTGAGTTTGAGTTTGCCGAAAGCTCCCTCTTGCCATGTTATAACATCCAAGTGTCCGTCGCTCAGGG GCCACGAAACTGGCTTCTGCTCTCAGACGTGCTCAAGAAATTGAAAATGTCCTCCCGGATATTCCGTTGCAATTTTCCC